The Bacteroidota bacterium genome has a segment encoding these proteins:
- a CDS encoding exonuclease domain-containing protein has protein sequence MYSIVDVETTGGSPKTSKITEIAIFRYDGQQICDEFSTLVNPEQPIPPFITQLTGISDEMVAGAPKFYEIARKIVEFTEDTILVGHNVQFDYGFIKNEFESLGYPYRRETLCTVRLSRKMIPGKRSYSLGNLCQDLGIVVTDRHRASGDALATVELFKLLIAINGRKIEPEYSQIIHFIKAHNSNFNPDLVTRLPNKTGVYYFYNEKHEVIYVGYGKNIYRRVFLHFKANNKARAIEMKNAIADISYEVTGSELIAMILEFTEVEKLQPFYNKSSTRKRKKSQDSINSTNPDNNYFLIDQGRNDTEYSVVKIEEGRCAGYGFLDVENIGSPELMSDCIKPFEVNLNLESKIQTYLKKHKVQQIIRF, from the coding sequence ATGTATTCTATCGTCGACGTTGAGACCACAGGAGGAAGCCCTAAAACTTCAAAGATCACAGAAATAGCTATTTTCCGTTATGACGGCCAGCAAATTTGTGATGAGTTTTCTACCCTGGTTAATCCCGAACAGCCTATTCCTCCTTTCATCACCCAACTGACAGGTATTTCAGATGAAATGGTAGCCGGTGCGCCGAAATTTTATGAAATAGCACGAAAGATTGTTGAATTTACGGAAGACACCATTCTTGTAGGCCATAATGTGCAGTTTGATTATGGTTTCATTAAAAATGAATTTGAAAGCCTGGGTTATCCGTACAGAAGGGAAACCTTATGTACGGTAAGGCTCAGCCGTAAAATGATTCCGGGCAAAAGGTCATACAGCCTGGGAAACTTGTGCCAGGATCTGGGCATTGTAGTAACCGACAGGCATCGGGCTTCTGGCGATGCTTTGGCTACTGTAGAATTATTTAAATTGTTGATTGCCATTAACGGGCGAAAAATTGAACCGGAATATTCACAGATCATTCATTTTATAAAAGCACATAACAGCAATTTTAATCCGGATCTGGTTACCCGTTTACCGAATAAAACCGGAGTATATTATTTTTACAATGAAAAGCATGAAGTCATTTATGTAGGATATGGCAAAAATATATACAGGCGTGTCTTTCTCCACTTTAAAGCAAATAACAAGGCCAGGGCAATTGAAATGAAGAATGCCATTGCGGATATCAGCTATGAAGTTACCGGCAGCGAACTGATTGCAATGATCCTCGAATTCACTGAAGTGGAAAAACTGCAGCCCTTTTATAACAAAAGCAGCACCCGCAAAAGGAAAAAATCCCAGGATTCAATAAATTCCACGAATCCTGACAACAATTATTTTCTGATCGACCAGGGACGAAATGACACTGAATATTCAGTGGTAAAAATCGAAGAAGGGCGCTGTGCAGGCTATGGCTTCCTGGATGTTGAAAATATTGGCAGCCCGGAACTAATGTCAGATTGCATCAAACCTTTTGAAGTGAA